One Kushneria konosiri genomic window, ATAATGGTGGTGGTGGTTCGACACATCAGCGTGTATTGGTGACGTTCAACGTTGAACCAGACACTCAGCAGGGGTCTGACGATCTCGCATCTGGCAAGCTCAAAATGCAGGGAATGATCGGCCCCTCGGACCTGCACACCTTCAATACCCAGCGCATCACGAGATTCCAGCAGTGCCCTGCGCAGTTGATGCAGGGAGGACGGCGCGCACGAGCGGGCGGAAAGGTCACTGCTCTGTCGCATGCGAAACCCTCTTTCTTGTCATTGAATGTTCGAGATTTAATGTCCGGTGGCCCCGGAAGATCGTTGTGTCGTGACATGTTTCTGTCGTGACCGACCAACGTAGCGGCCCACCAAACCCCTGATGGATGCAGCGTAGCTGTGACGCACAGATAATAGTGATAAACGCAGGTAATATTCTGCAGCTAAAGTGTGATTGAATGTTTCAGTAAGGCAGTTCGCCGTGAGTATTTGGTAACTCACGGCGGGGGAGGGAGCAAACAGGGATCTAGCGCCCGGGACTCATGCGTTGAACGCCCTCGGCGGTGCCCAGCAGCAGCAGATCGGCGCCACGATGGGCAAACAATCCATTGGTCACGACGCCGGCGATCTGATTGATGCGCGTTTCCAGATCCCGGGCGTTATCGATGAGCTGATCATAAAGATCGATGATCTGATTTCCATTATCGGTGACCACGCCCTGTCGGTAAACGGGGCTGAATCCGAGTTTGACCATCTCGCGCGCCACATACGAGCGCGCCATGGGGATGACCTCGATGGGCAGCGGAAATCCACCCAGTTGATGCACCAGCTTGGAGCCGTCGGCAATACAGATGAACTCTTTTGCACAGGCGGCCACGATCTTTTCACGGGTCAGCGCCGCGCCCCCGCCCTTGATCATGGCAAAATCATGATCGATTTCGTCGGCACCATCGACATAGACGCTCAGCGTGCCGGCCTGGTTGAGATCGAATACTTCGATGCCGGCAGCCCTGAGCCGGCGCTCGGTCTCGGTGGAGCTTGCCACGGCACCGGCAAAGTCGTCGCGTAGCGGTGCCAGTGCCTCGATGAAAAGGTTGACGGTCGAGCCCGAGCCAACCCCCAGCACGGTATCACGACGCAGTTTCGAACGGATTTCCTGCACTGCTGCCTGCGCCACCGCCCGCTTGAGCTCTGACTGGTCCTGGGATGTCATGGTGTCTCCGAATCTGATGATGTTCTACAGCGGCCCATCAGGCGTATCATGGCGATTACCGTGGACACTGTCGATGGTTGCATGTGCTGTACCCGCCTCGGGCCTTTTGTTTCACGTGAAACATCACACGCGCGTGTCATGTCATCCGGTGCCCCGCAGCGCCGCCCTCAAGTCATTGCCCAGGATATGAGAATGCTGGAAGCCTACGCCAAGAGAATCCTTCAGGCCCGCGTCTACGAAGCAGCGG contains:
- the rpiA gene encoding ribose-5-phosphate isomerase RpiA produces the protein MTSQDQSELKRAVAQAAVQEIRSKLRRDTVLGVGSGSTVNLFIEALAPLRDDFAGAVASSTETERRLRAAGIEVFDLNQAGTLSVYVDGADEIDHDFAMIKGGGAALTREKIVAACAKEFICIADGSKLVHQLGGFPLPIEVIPMARSYVAREMVKLGFSPVYRQGVVTDNGNQIIDLYDQLIDNARDLETRINQIAGVVTNGLFAHRGADLLLLGTAEGVQRMSPGR